TTATGTCAGAATTAACTACCATAGCTCGTCCTTATGCAAAAGCAGTATTTGATTTTGCCATAGAACAAAGATCAATCGACAAGAGTACGGTTAAAAAATGGGAAGAGATGTTAGGTTTTCTAGCAGAGGTTGTTGAAAATGACACCATGAAGGATTTTTTAACAAGTTCTTTTTCTGCAGAAAAATTGGCAGATACGGTGATCTCAATTTGTGGTGAGCAAGTAGATCAATATGGACAAAATTTGATTCGGTTAATGGCTGAAAATAAGCGTTTAACTGTCCTTCCGATAGTATTCAAAGAGTTTCAGCATTATGTTGAAGAATATAATGCAATTGCGGAAGTTCAAGTCACCTCAGCTCAACCATTAAGTATCGCACAACAAGAAAAAGTTGCTGCCGCAATGGAAAAGAAATTAGCCCGTAAGATTAAGTTAAATTGCAACGTTGATACCTCATTGATTGCTGGGGTTATCATTCGTACAGATGATTTTGTGATTGACGGAAGTAGCCGTGGACAGCTCAATCGTCTCGCAAATGAGTTGCAATAAAAGAGGAATAAAAGATGCAACTAAATTCTACTGAAATTAGTGAATTGATTAAAAAACGCATCGCCCAATTTAATGTGGTGAGCGAAGCTCGCAACACTGGGACGATCGTTTCCGTAAGCGACGGTATTATTCGTATTCACGGTTTAAGCGATGTAATGCAAGGGGAAATGATTGCATTACCTGGAAATCGCTATGCAATGGCACTTAACCTTGAGCGCGACTCAGTGGGTGCGGTTGTTATGGGGCCTTACGCGGATTTAGCGGAAGGAATGGAAGTACAATGTACCGGTCGTATTCTTGAGGTACCGGTAGGCCGTGGTTTGTTGGGACGAGTGGTAAACACCCTTGGTCAACCGATTGATGGTAAGGGTGAAATAGAAAATGATGGTTTTTCTCCAGTTGAAGTTATTGCGCCGGGCGTAATTGAACGTAAATCCGTAGATCAGCCGGTACAAACCGGTTATAAAGCGGTTGACTCCATGGTACCAATCGGTCGTGGTCAACGTGAATTGATTATCGGTGACCGTCAAACTGGGAAAACCGCATTAGCGATTGACGCTATTATTAATCAACGTAATTCAGGTATTAAATGTATTTATGTGGCAATCGGTCAAAAAGCATCAACTATTGCTAACGTTGTACGCAAATTAGAAGAACATGGTGCATTGGCTAATACTATAGTGGTTGCCGCCTCTGCCTCTGAATCTGCCGCGTTACAATACCTTGCTCCTTATGCTGGTTGCGCAATGGGTGAATATTTCCGTGATCGCGGTGAAGATGCTTTAATCGTTTACGATGATCTTTCCAAACAAGCGGTTGCTTATCGTCAAATTTCCTTGTTATTACGTCGTCCACCTGGTCGTGAAGCTTATCCTGGAGACGTGTTTTACTTACACTCACGTTTGCTTGAACGTGCTTCTCGTGTAAATGAAGAATACGTAGAAAAATTCACTAAAGGTGAAGTAAAAGGAAAAACAGGTTCTTTAACCGCACTTCCTATTATTGAAACTCAAGCCGGTGACGTTTCCGCATTCGTTCCAACCAATGTAATTTCTATTACCGACGGTCAGATTTTCTTAGAATCTAATCTGTTTAACTCAGGTATCCGTCCGGCGGTAAACCCAGGTATTTCAGTTTCCCGTGTGGGTGGTTCGGCGCAAACGAAAGTAATTAAAAAATTAGCGGGTGGTATTCGTACCGCACTAGCACAGTATCGAGAATTAGCAGCATTTGCTCAGTTTGCTTCAGATCTTGATGACGCAACTCGCAAACAGCTTTCTCACGGTGAAAAAGTTACCGAATTGCTAAAACAAAAACAATTTGCGCCACTTTCGGTTGCAGAACAAGCTGTAGTTTTATTTGCTGTTGAATTTGGTTATTTGGATGATGTGGCACTATCAAAAATTGCAAGTTTTGAGGCTGCACTTTTAGATTATGCAAATCATAATAATGCTGAGTTTATGCAAGAGCTTACTAAAACCGGTAACTATAACGATGAAATTAAAGATACATTAAAAGGTATTTTAGATAGTTTCAAAGCGAACAGTGCTTGGTAGTAACGGAGAAACAAGATGGCAGGTGCAAAAGAGATAAAAACCAAAATTGCCAGCGTGCAAAGTACGCAAAAAATTACCAAGGCAATGGAAATGGTTGCAACCTCGAAAATGCGTAAAACGCAGGATCGAATGGCGGCATCTCGTCCGTATTCTGAAACTATCCGTAATGTTATCAGCCATGTGTCTAAAGCAAGTATCGGTTATAAACATCCGTTTTTGGTTGAACGTGATGTGAAAAAAGTTGGTATTTTGGTTATTTCTACCGATCGAGGAATGTGTGGCGGTTTAAACGTGAATTTGTTTAAAGTCGCACTTAGCCAAATTAAAGGTTGGAAAGAGCAAAATATTACAACAGAAGTTGGTTTAATCGGATCGAAAGGGATTGGTTTTTTCCGTTCCCTTGGTTTTAAGGTGAAAGGTCAACTTTCCGGCTTGGGCGATAATCCGGCTTTAGAAGAACTTATTGGTGTGGCAAATACCATGTTTGATGCATATCGTAATGGTGAAATTGATGCAATTTATATTGCATATAATAAATTCGTTAATACGATGTCACAAAAACCGGTTGTGCAACAATTAGTTCCTTTACCGGAATTAGAAAACGATTACTTAGGCGAAAGACAACAGTCATGGGATTATATTTATGAACCTGACCCGAAAATTTTGTTAGATAGTCTTTTGGTTCGTTATTTAGAATCTCAGGTTTATCAAGCGGTTGTAGATAATTTAGCTTCAGAACAAGCGGCTCGAATGGTAGCGATGAAAGCAGCAACAGATAATGCAGGTAATTTAATCAATGACTTGCGGTTGGTGTATAACAAAGCTCGTCAAGCAAGTATCACAAATGAATTAAATGAAATCGTTGCCGGTGCGGCTGCGATTTAATAGAAGAGGAACGGTAATGGCGACAGGTAAAATTGTACAAATCATCGGTGCGGTGATTGACGTCGAATTTCCACAAGATGCAGTACCAAAAGTTTATGATGCATTAAAGGTTGAAACAGGTTTAACCCTTGAAGTTCAACAACAATTA
Above is a genomic segment from Aggregatibacter sp. HMT-949 containing:
- the atpH gene encoding F0F1 ATP synthase subunit delta, whose protein sequence is MSELTTIARPYAKAVFDFAIEQRSIDKSTVKKWEEMLGFLAEVVENDTMKDFLTSSFSAEKLADTVISICGEQVDQYGQNLIRLMAENKRLTVLPIVFKEFQHYVEEYNAIAEVQVTSAQPLSIAQQEKVAAAMEKKLARKIKLNCNVDTSLIAGVIIRTDDFVIDGSSRGQLNRLANELQ
- the atpA gene encoding F0F1 ATP synthase subunit alpha codes for the protein MQLNSTEISELIKKRIAQFNVVSEARNTGTIVSVSDGIIRIHGLSDVMQGEMIALPGNRYAMALNLERDSVGAVVMGPYADLAEGMEVQCTGRILEVPVGRGLLGRVVNTLGQPIDGKGEIENDGFSPVEVIAPGVIERKSVDQPVQTGYKAVDSMVPIGRGQRELIIGDRQTGKTALAIDAIINQRNSGIKCIYVAIGQKASTIANVVRKLEEHGALANTIVVAASASESAALQYLAPYAGCAMGEYFRDRGEDALIVYDDLSKQAVAYRQISLLLRRPPGREAYPGDVFYLHSRLLERASRVNEEYVEKFTKGEVKGKTGSLTALPIIETQAGDVSAFVPTNVISITDGQIFLESNLFNSGIRPAVNPGISVSRVGGSAQTKVIKKLAGGIRTALAQYRELAAFAQFASDLDDATRKQLSHGEKVTELLKQKQFAPLSVAEQAVVLFAVEFGYLDDVALSKIASFEAALLDYANHNNAEFMQELTKTGNYNDEIKDTLKGILDSFKANSAW
- the atpG gene encoding F0F1 ATP synthase subunit gamma, which translates into the protein MAGAKEIKTKIASVQSTQKITKAMEMVATSKMRKTQDRMAASRPYSETIRNVISHVSKASIGYKHPFLVERDVKKVGILVISTDRGMCGGLNVNLFKVALSQIKGWKEQNITTEVGLIGSKGIGFFRSLGFKVKGQLSGLGDNPALEELIGVANTMFDAYRNGEIDAIYIAYNKFVNTMSQKPVVQQLVPLPELENDYLGERQQSWDYIYEPDPKILLDSLLVRYLESQVYQAVVDNLASEQAARMVAMKAATDNAGNLINDLRLVYNKARQASITNELNEIVAGAAAI